One Thermomonas paludicola genomic window, CCCTGACCAACTACATCGAGCAAAACGGCATTGCCAAACAGGCCAAGGTGGCGTTGTCGGGCGATGACATGCGCGAAGGCATGATTGCAGTGCTGTCGGTCAAGGTGCCGGACCCGAGTTTTTCCAGCCAAACCAAGGAGAAGCTTGTCTCATCTGACGTGAGACCGGTCGTTGACAGCACATTCGCTGCGCGCCTGGATGAATTCCTGCAGGAACACCCCCACGAAGCGCGTGCCATCGCCGGCAAGATCGTCGATGCCGCCCGCGCCCGCGAGGCCGCGCGCAAGGCGCGCGACCTGACCCGGCGCAAGGGTGCACTGGACATCGCCGGCCTGCCGGGCAAGCTGGCGGATTGCCAGGAAAAGGATCCGGCACTGTCCGAGCTGTTCATCGTCGAGGGCGACTCGGCCGGCGGCAGCGCCAAGCAGGGCCGCAACCGCAAGAACCAGGCCGTGCTGCCGCTGCGCGGCAAGATCCTCAACGTCGAGCGCGCGCGCTTCGACCGCATGCTGGCCAGCGCCGAGGTCGGCACGCTGATCACCGCGCTGGGCACCGGCATCGGCAAGGACGAGTACAACCCGGACAAGCTGCGTTACCACCGCGTCATCATCATGACCGACGCCGACGTGGACGGCAGCCATATCCGCACACTGTTGTTGACCTTCTTCTTCCGGCAGATGCCGGAACTGATCGAGCGCGGCCACATCTACATCGGCCTGCCGCCGCTGTACAAGGTCAAGCAGGGCAAGAACGAGCTGTACATGAAGGACGATGCCGCGCTGGACGCCTATCTGGCCGGCAATGCGGTGGAGGGTGCAAGCCTGGTGCCGGCCGAGGGTGAGCCGCCGATTGAAGGCGCGGCGCTGGAATCCTTGCTGCTGACCCACGCGCGTGCGCGCGAGGCGATCGCACGCAACGCGCATCGCTTCGACCCGGGCGTGCTGGAAGTGCTGCTCGATTTCGTGCCGCTCGACGCGGTCTCGCTCGCGCAGCATGGCGACCTGACGGCGCAACTGGATGCACTGGCCGGTCGCTTGAACCAGAGCGGTCTCGGCAAGCCGCGCTACAAGCTTGCGCTGCTGGCGGCGACCGAGCAGCGGCCAGCCGCGTTGCTGGTGACGCGCGCGCACATGGGTGAAGAGCTGACCCAGATACTGCCGCTGGCGCTGTTTGAACACGGCGAGCTCAAGCCTTTGCGCGAGGCTGCGGCCAAGCTGCACGGGCTGGTGCGCGGCGGCGCCAGGATCATTCGCGGAAGCAAGGCGCAAGCGGTTGCCAGCTTTGTCGAAGCACAGGCGTGGCTGCTGGAAGAGGCAAAGAAGGGGCGCCAGATCCAGCGCTTCAAGGGCTTGGGTGAAATGAATCCGGAGCAGCTGTGGGATACCACGGTGAACCCGGAAACCCGCCGCCTGCTGCAGGTTCGCATCGAGGATGCGGTGGCCGCCGACGCCATCTTCAGCACGCTGATGGGGGACGTGGTTGAGCCGAGGCGTGAATTCATCGAGGATAACGCGCTGAAGGTGGCCAATCTCGACGTCTGACCCGGTCTCCCCGACCGCAGCAGTCCAGCCGGGGCTTGATCCTGGTCATGCTGCGGCAAGGATCGATCGGGCACACTCGCCGCGCGGCGCCTCGTCATTTCGGCACACGCCTGTTCCTCTGCTTTCTGCTAGGTTTCCCACGTGGCCGCGCTGGGCGCGGCGTCCATTGCCTCTGAGGGGTTTCCATGTCTATCCAAACTCATCGCCCGCTGGTCATCGTCCTGTCGTCTGCAATTGCGTTGTTGGTCATGGCGCCTCATGCAAGCGCGCAGAACAAGGTCCAATCGATTCGCGAGGCGGATCAGCGCGCACGCAACATCTCGGAACATGGCGAAGATAGCGGCAACGAAAGCAAGGCCAAGCAAGCAGACAACAAGCCCGCGATGTACCCCAATGCCACGCGCGCGCAGCCGGAAATCAAGGTCTCGCCGAAGATGGGCAAGCAGTTGCAGGCCATTCAGCAGCGCTACGAAAAAGAAGATTGGACCGGTGTGATTGCCAAGGTGGACGAAGTGGCGGCCAACAACACGGCAAGTGCCTACGAGAAGGCATTTGCGTTCACGATGGCAGGCAATGCATCTGCCAACAGTGACAACCAGGCGAGGGCTGCGGAGTATTTCACAAGGGCGATTGAGGCAAATGGGCTGGAAAACGACACCCACTACTCCACGATGTACAACCTGGCAGTAATCCAGTTCGGCGAGGAGAAGTACGCGGAGGCGCTCGCCACAATGGATCGCTTCCTGGCGGAAACCAAGTCGGACAAGCCGGAGCACCTTGCCTTCCGTGCAGGCATTCTGGCCAACATGAACCGTTATGACGAAGCCGCGGCGATATACACCCGCTTGATTGCGAAGAACCCCACCGACAAGCGCATCCTGATGAACGCGGTGGCTGCACTCCAGAATGGCGACAAGTTCGATGAGGCCAATAAGCTGCTTGAGGACGCCTACAAGCGCGGCATGCTGACCGAGGCGCGCGAGTTGCGCGCGCTGTATGTCGGTTACATGAACGCACAGCGCTGGAGCGACGCACAGAAAGTGATCGAGGATGGCGCCGCCAATGGCATCTTGCAGGCGGGCCCGGACTTGGCGCGCGACTACCAGGTGCTCGCCCAAACGGCATACAACGACGACAAGATTCCGCTGGCAATCGAGATGTACAAGCGCGCTGCGCCAATGGCCGCCGATGGCGAGGCCTACCTCAACCTCGCCAAGGTGCTTGACTACGCGGGCAAGAAGGCCGAGGCCAAGGCAGCGGCAAAGCAGGCACTGGAAAAGGGCGTCAAGAAGCCCGAGGATGCCAACCGCATCCTTGCGCACTGAGACTTGCGCCTCAAATTCGACCTATACCAGTTTCGAGACTTGGAACAAGTCCACGCGTTTGGTATAAACTACGAGATTCCTGCGGCCGAAAAGCCGCACAGTTGATGCCCCGGCGGAAACGCACGGGGCCCCCACATCCAGAGCCGTGCGCATGTCGGAAGATCTCGCCCCCATCGAGAATAGAAACAGCCGCGAAAGCGGTTTGAGCTGGCCGCGCATCGCCGGCATCAGTTTTGCGGTCGCGCTGCATGCGGCGGCTGCATTGCTGCTGCTGTCGCCGATCGCGCCGCCGGCGCAGGATGCCGATGACAGCAAGGATGTGGTGAACGTCAGCTTCATCGAACCGCCGCCACCACCACCGCCGCCGCCGCCGCCGCCGCCGCCGACCGACAAGCCGCCGCCGCCGATCAAGACCCTGGCGCCGCCGACCATCAAGACGCCAACGCCGCCGCCTCCGGACGACCCGCCGGTGGTGATGGATACGCCACGCGCCGTGGACGTGCAGGCGCCGCCGCCTGCACCACCATCCCGGCCACAAGCAGTCGCGGACATGAGCTCGGGCGTGGATCCTTCTTCACGCAACATGAATCCGCCGAAGTATCCGCCGGATGAAATGCGTCGCGGCGTGTCCGGTACCACCATCCTGATCGTCAGCATCGATGCCAGCGGCAACGTGCTGGATGTCGAAGTCGAGAAGTCCAGTGGCAGTCGCAACTTGGATCGCTCGGCCATGACGGCCGCCAAGCGCTGGCGCTTCAATCCGGAAATCAAGAACGGCCAGAAGATCGCCAGTCGCGTTCGTGTTCCGGTCGAGTTCAAGTTGTAACCGCTGTCCCGTTTTACCCGTTCCGCCAAATGCTTCACCCCTTTCGAATCACCTCATCCACGACATCCAAAGGTTAAGCGTATGTTGCAAGAAACTGCTGCCGCCGCACCTGCCGCCGCCGGAGGCAACAACGCCGCCGCGCTTCAGCAGATGGGCTTTGACCATTTGATCCAAGGCTTCGACGCGGTCGGTTGGGCCGTGTTCCTGACGCTGTCCATCATGTCGGTGATGTCCTGGTACTGGATCATCATCAACTTCATCAAGAACACCCGTCTGCGCGGTCGCGCGGAGCGCGTGATCAGCACGTTCTGGGAAACCTCGAATGCGCAGGATGCCATCCGCTTCATGGAAGAACAGCCGAAGTCGGAGCCGTTCTCCAAGATCGCATTGGACGCCGCCCAGGCAGCCGCGCACCATCAGCGCCACGATGGTTCGCGTCTGGCCGAGTCGCTGAACCGCTCCGAATTCGTTGATCGCGCCCTTCGTCAGGCCGTGACCCGCGAATCGTTGGGTCTGGAAGACGGCTTGACCGTTCTTGCGACCGTCGGTTCCGCGGCGCCGTTCGTCGGCCTGCTGGGTACCGTGTGGGGCATCTACCACGCGCTGATCAAGATCGGCTCGTCGGGCGATGCGTCGATCTCGGCGGTGGCCGGGCCGGTGGGTGAAGCGTTGATCATGACCGCGATCGGTCTGTTCGCCGCAATCCCGGCGCTGCTGGCGTACAACGCCTTCGTGCGCTTCAACCGCGTCACCAACAACCAGTTCGACACCTTCGCGCACGACCTGCACGACTTCTTCGCTACCGGCGCTCGCGTCGGCGAAGTCGCCGGCAAGCGCTGATCGCTGCGTCCTGACGGAGACCCCTGACCATGGGTGCGAGTGTTGGCAAAGAAGAAGGCGGCCCGATGGCCGAAATCAACGTCACGCCCCTCGTGGACGTGATGTTGGTGCTGCTGATCATCTTCATGATCACCACGCCGCTGATGAACCACAAGGTCAAGGTGCAGCTGCCGGAAGCGGTCGTCCAGAAGAAGAACGATGACAAGAAGCAGCAGATCCCGCCGATCACCGTGTCGGTGACCGATGCGGGCGAGCTGTTCCTCAATGACGAGCCAACGACCAAGCAGGCGATCGAAAGTCGCCTGTCGGTCGAGGCGCAGAAGACCCCGCAGCCACCGGTGCAGATCCGCGGTGACAAGACCACGCCTTATCATCTGGTCGGCGAGATCGTGAAGATCGCGCAGGCGCAGGGCATGGCCAAGGTCGGCTTCATCACCACGCCGCCGAAGAAAGGGCAGTAAGGAGAACGCACGATGGCCTTTTCGACGAAAGCAAGCCAGGGGGCGATGGCTGACATCAACGTCACCCCGCTGGTGGACGTGATGCTGGTGCTGTTGATCATCTTCATGGTGACCATGCCGATCCAGTCGGTGCCGGTGGATGTGGATCTTCCCCAGAAGGCCTTGACGCCGCCGGACAACCCGAAAGAACCACCGGAGCCGATCCGCCTGCGCATTGATGCCTCCGGGCAGGTCTATTGGAATGATTCGCCGGCGGACATGAATGCGCTGCAGAAGCGGATGCAGGACGAGATCGCCCGCGACCCGTCCAACCAGCCCGAGTTGCAGATCGAGACCAACGATCAGGCCGAATACGGCGTGCTGGCCAAGGTGCTGGCTGCTGCCAAGAACGCCGAGATGGCCAAGATCGGATTCGTCCAGAACTAGACTGTTTGAAGTGGCTCCGGTTCGGAGCACGTCGTGGATGACGAAACGCCGCCTTCGGGCGGCGTTTTTTTTGTGTGGACGCGACAACTCGCTGGCGTTGCTTTCAACCGGTGGCAGCAAGCGGGAACCTGTCCACGATGCGCCGATAAGCGCGCACGGTGGCATCCATGCCGGCATACAGGGACTCCCCGATCAGCGCGTGCCCGATCGAGACCTCGCAGATGCCAGGCACCCGGGCCAGCAACACACCGAGGTTGGCCTGGTTGAGGTCATGGCCAGCGTTGACGCCGAGCCCGGCGTGCCGGGCGCGGCGTGCCGTCTCCACTGCCACCGCCAAGGCTGGCTCGGGTTGTCCCGCCGCAAAGGCCTCGGCATAGGGCCCGGTGTAAAGTTCGATGCGATCGGCGCCGACTGCCGCCGCGTCGGCAACGGCGGGGTCGCCGACATCGGCAAACACGCTGACCCGGCAGCCCAGGGCCTTGAAGGCGCGGATCAGTGGCTGCAATGCAGTGCCGTCGCGGGCA contains:
- a CDS encoding tetratricopeptide repeat protein; this encodes MSIQTHRPLVIVLSSAIALLVMAPHASAQNKVQSIREADQRARNISEHGEDSGNESKAKQADNKPAMYPNATRAQPEIKVSPKMGKQLQAIQQRYEKEDWTGVIAKVDEVAANNTASAYEKAFAFTMAGNASANSDNQARAAEYFTRAIEANGLENDTHYSTMYNLAVIQFGEEKYAEALATMDRFLAETKSDKPEHLAFRAGILANMNRYDEAAAIYTRLIAKNPTDKRILMNAVAALQNGDKFDEANKLLEDAYKRGMLTEARELRALYVGYMNAQRWSDAQKVIEDGAANGILQAGPDLARDYQVLAQTAYNDDKIPLAIEMYKRAAPMAADGEAYLNLAKVLDYAGKKAEAKAAAKQALEKGVKKPEDANRILAH
- a CDS encoding energy transducer TonB; this encodes MSEDLAPIENRNSRESGLSWPRIAGISFAVALHAAAALLLLSPIAPPAQDADDSKDVVNVSFIEPPPPPPPPPPPPPPTDKPPPPIKTLAPPTIKTPTPPPPDDPPVVMDTPRAVDVQAPPPAPPSRPQAVADMSSGVDPSSRNMNPPKYPPDEMRRGVSGTTILIVSIDASGNVLDVEVEKSSGSRNLDRSAMTAAKRWRFNPEIKNGQKIASRVRVPVEFKL
- a CDS encoding MotA/TolQ/ExbB proton channel family protein codes for the protein MLQETAAAAPAAAGGNNAAALQQMGFDHLIQGFDAVGWAVFLTLSIMSVMSWYWIIINFIKNTRLRGRAERVISTFWETSNAQDAIRFMEEQPKSEPFSKIALDAAQAAAHHQRHDGSRLAESLNRSEFVDRALRQAVTRESLGLEDGLTVLATVGSAAPFVGLLGTVWGIYHALIKIGSSGDASISAVAGPVGEALIMTAIGLFAAIPALLAYNAFVRFNRVTNNQFDTFAHDLHDFFATGARVGEVAGKR
- a CDS encoding ExbD/TolR family protein — translated: MAEINVTPLVDVMLVLLIIFMITTPLMNHKVKVQLPEAVVQKKNDDKKQQIPPITVSVTDAGELFLNDEPTTKQAIESRLSVEAQKTPQPPVQIRGDKTTPYHLVGEIVKIAQAQGMAKVGFITTPPKKGQ
- a CDS encoding ExbD/TolR family protein; protein product: MAFSTKASQGAMADINVTPLVDVMLVLLIIFMVTMPIQSVPVDVDLPQKALTPPDNPKEPPEPIRLRIDASGQVYWNDSPADMNALQKRMQDEIARDPSNQPELQIETNDQAEYGVLAKVLAAAKNAEMAKIGFVQN
- a CDS encoding pyridoxine 5'-phosphate synthase → MTALSVNLNKIAVLRNSRGGREPDLLHAGRVCLDAGAHGLTVHPRPDARHIRHDDVLQLNALCRERSVEFNIEGNPFAPPRSGYPGLLALCEACRPAQVTLVPDGDGQLTSDHGFDFARDGTALQPLIRAFKALGCRVSVFADVGDPAVADAAAVGADRIELYTGPYAEAFAAGQPEPALAVAVETARRARHAGLGVNAGHDLNQANLGVLLARVPGICEVSIGHALIGESLYAGMDATVRAYRRIVDRFPLAATG